In the Cryptomeria japonica unplaced genomic scaffold, Sugi_1.0 HiC_scaffold_84, whole genome shotgun sequence genome, one interval contains:
- the LOC131058305 gene encoding putative germin-like protein 2-2, translating to MAGDPDPLQDFCVADEESNVLVNGFVCKDPMQVSANDFFFRGLGQAGNTDNDVGSNVTMANVKQIPGLNTFGISLVRIDYAVGGINPPHTHPRATEVLVLLEGQLLVGFIDTSNKFFSKTLEKGDVFVFPKALVHFQQNVGHENAVAIAGLSSQFPGVQTIANSLFAANPPLPDSVLSKAFRITQELVNYIQKKFAY from the exons ATGGCAGGGGATCCGGATCCCTTGCAAGATTTCTGCGTTGCAGATGAGGAAAGCAACG TTTTGGTGAACGGGTTCGTTTGCAAAGACCCAATGCAAGTTTCAGCAAACGATTTCTTCTTCCGGGGACTTGGGCAGGCAGGGAACACCGACAATGATGTGGGCTCCAACGTAACGATGGCGAACGTTAAACAGATACCAGGCCTCAATACGTTTGGAATATCGTTGGTCCGCATCGACTACGCAgtgggtggaataaatcctcctcacacacacccaagagccaccgaagttcttgttttactggaaggccagcttcttgtgggtttcattgacacCAGCAACAAATTTTTCAGCAAAACTttggagaagggagatgtgtttgtgtttccaaaggcacttgttcatttccagcagaatgtggggCATGAAAATGCAGTGGCCATAGCTGGATTGAGCAGCCAGTTTCCCGGAGTTCAGACAATCGCCAATTCTCTGTTTGCGGCGAATCCCCCTCTCCCCGATTCCGTTTTGAGCAAGGCCTTCCGCATCACCCAGGAACTGGTgaattacattcaaaagaaattcgcatactaa